The Siniperca chuatsi isolate FFG_IHB_CAS linkage group LG9, ASM2008510v1, whole genome shotgun sequence genome includes a region encoding these proteins:
- the adar gene encoding double-stranded RNA-specific adenosine deaminase, protein MSRGRGGPSKEHYHRHPPPDLQAKENYHRPGPTSFYPRPGPQQIPYSSYYNSPGRPVGPIQPPAPSFNPSAPPILNHNKAAPNPVAHNSSHNQNHGPIPGPNSFKYQQVEFLRGQSSEAPQFRTSPRGGGGGVVPGRPPSSSYQPQSGYSRYPNLNSSPRGRGRYSQDHCFVYPPSIRAPRGTPGPRHQNQNQFEGINHNQYSNRQWCDQTDSLNDSFQNLSLYRDRPNRGGERFDRHSASSSSANSSFSGGNISLTPDIQGYVHRSLAALKPSESISAKLLAKKLRLPKKIVNQALYSLERSQKASKQGLLPPEWTLYREPVRGLEDRNVQSPPSHRCVSSEHPPKPAAKVELKTETVENRGQAKEEDSDTESSSSNCSSLESSDSEESQSPAKGQHQEKQHPSTTSSPDQEFKLPVMAEQKELVLQYLLHSREATALVIAKNLGLRNAKQVNPTLYSLEKQGEVIKNGEVNPPTWELSTHRRERMERSLKAAQSTPAERGKTQVEPSRDEMGGGSVFLPSSTLPPIPGLEPLPLPEGWMPEQSHSEASQSSLQPPSITPCQDEEINEGQWATDDIPEFLNAIRKETDAGKLAAEKANAVGTVAVSLAAPPPQNLWAKLQEVRLKNPVSGLMEYAQYLGQNCEFLLLDQSGPSHDPRFRMQVMLNGRLFPLAEASSKKVAKKDAAAATLRILIGEMQGGASTGDEGNTASMDQVMDVLPDTSGPAEGTGGICGTSSVEGMGMTEGPRQPLSRSLPGGKNPVSVLMEYSQRSGNPIEFIITGQAGPPHDPRFMYRVKVGENLFPEASAPSKKAARQLAAEEAVKELMADGRLQLNKPQLPLGSSSDSDGSGSGTTCPSLPPLTADELRAAHEAGVGDLINHLNNNAVSGLLEYARARGFAAEIRLVGQSGPPHEPKFTYQAKLGGRWFPPVCASNKKQGKQEAADAALRVLIGEAERAARTGELIPAELPVSGSTLHDQIAMLSHQRFNALTTRIQHSLLGRKILATIVMRRGEGLGTVVSLGTGNRCVKGEELSLKGETVNDCHAEIISRRGFVRFLYSELLKHYDDTDDSIFEPAEKNKLRIKPDITFHLYISTAPCGDGALFDKSCSESGDEVEGHQPLFENAKQGKLRTKVENGEGTIPVESSAIVPTWDGIQHGERLRTMSCSDKILRWNVLGLQGALLTHFLHPIYLKSITLGYLYSHGHLTRAVCCRLARDSDAFTQSLPPPFMLNHPEVGRVSVYDSTRHTGKTKESSVNWSFPDQHSVEVLDGTKGKLDGNKLGVSRVSKSNLFGLFHSLCQRCGRTDLLSLPSYSHAKMSAMSFQLAKQQFFRALGVHGYGAWIGKPLEEKTFEAGEGTRSNGASVPVAYGSSRNGGAMEYKQEEA, encoded by the exons ATGAGCAGAGGTAGAGGAGGGCCTTCCAAAGAACACTACCACAGGCATCCACCACCAGACCTCCAGGCCAAGGAGAATTACCACAGACCTGGCCCAACTTCATTCTACCCTAGACCTGGCCCACAGCAGATCCCATATTCAAGTTACTACAACAGCCCTGGCCGTCCCGTAGGTCCCATACAGCCCCCAGCTCCTTCTTTCAACCCCTCCGCTCCACCCATACTAAACCACAATAAAGCGGCCCCTAATCCAGTGGCCCATAACAGCTCACATAATCAGAATCACGGTCCCATTCCTGGTCCCAATTCCTTTAAGTACCAACAGGTGGAGTTCCTGAGAGGGCAGAGCTCTGAGGCGCCACAGTTCAGAACCAGTCCAcgtggagggggagggggagtggtACCTGGTAGGCCTCCTAGTTCCTCATACCAGCCCCAGTCAGGCTACAGTAGATATCCAAACCTCAACAGCAGCCCTAGGGGAAGAGGGCGGTATAGTCAGGATCATTGTTTTGTATACCCACCCAGTATAAGAGCCCCGCGAGGAACTCCAGGCCCTCGACACCAGAATCAAAACCAGTTTGAAGGTATAAACCACAACCAATACTCCAACAGACAATGGTGCGACCAAACAGACTCTCTGAATGACAGTTTTCAGAATTTGTCCCTTTATAGAGACAGGCccaacagaggaggagagagatttGACAGACATTCTGCATCCAGCAGCTCTGCAAATTCAAGCTTTTCTGGAGGTAACATCTCTCTCACTCCTGACATCCAGGGCTATGTTCACAGGTCTTTGGCTGCTTTAAAGCCAAGTGAGAGTATCTCTGCAAAATTGTTAGCCAAAAAGCTGCGTCTGCCCAAAAAGATAGTCAACCAGGCTCTCTACTCTTTAGAGCGCTCACAGAAAGCTTCCAAGCAAGGACTCCTCCCTCCTGAGTGGACTCTTTACAGAGAACCTGTCAGAGGCTTAGAAGATCGAAACGTACAAAGTCCACCTTCCCATCGGTGTGTCAGCTCAGAACACCCTCCAAAACCTGCGGCCAAGGTTgagctaaaaacagaaacagtagAAAACAGGGGACAAGCCAAAGAAGAGGACTCTGACACAGAATCCAGTTCTTCTAACTGCTCCTCTTTAGAGTCATCTGATTCTGAAGAGTCCCAGTCACCAGCAAAAGGTCAGCACCAGGAGAAACAACATCCCAGCACTACCAGCTCTCCTGATCAGGAATTCAAGCTTCCCGTAATGGCAGAGCAGAAGGAGCTAGTTCTGCAGTACCTCCTGCATTCAAGGGAGGCAACTGCTCTCGTCATAGCCAAAAATCTTGGTCTTAGGAATGCCAAGCAGGTCAATCCTACCCTCTACTCCCTGGAGAAGCAAGGTGAAGTCATTAAGAATGGAGAAGTCAACCCTCCCACCTGGGAGCTCTCCACCCACCGcagagagaggatggagaggagcCTTAAAGCCGCACAGAGCACCCCAGCTGAGAGGGGTAAGACACAGGTAGAACCCAGTAGAGATGAGATGGGAGGAGGGTCCGTATTTCTGCCGTCGTCAACGCTACCACCAATACCAGGCCTCGAGCCACTGCCACTTCCAGAGGGTTGGATGCCCGAGCAAAGTCATAGTGAAGCG TCCCAATCCTCGCTCCAGCCCCCCTCCATTACCCCATGTCAAGACGAAGAGATCAACGAAGGACAGTGGGCCACTGACGACATCCCAGAATTCCTAAACGCCATTCGCAAAGAGACAGATGCTGGGAAACTAGCAGCAGAGAAGGCCAACGCCGTGGGAACTGTAGCTGTGTCGCTGGCTGCTCCACCTCCCCAGAACCTGTGGGCCAAACTACAGGAGGTGAGGCTGAAGAACCCTGTCAGCGGCCTCATGGAGTATGCCCAGTATCTGGGCCAGAACTGTGAGTTCCTGCTCCTCGACCAGTCGGGACCCTCTCATGACCCCAG aTTCCGTATGCAGGTGATGCTCAACGGGAGGCTGTTTCCTCTCGCGGAAGCTTCCAGTAAGAAGGTTGCAAAAAAAGACGCTGCTGCGGCCACCCTGCGCATTCTCATTGGAGAGATGCAGGGAGGGGCGAGCACAGGGGACGAGGGAAATACTGCCAGTATGGACCAAGTGATGGATGTACTCCCAGACACCAGT GGGCCAGCTGAAGGCACGGGGGGAATTTGTGGGACCAGTAGTGTAGAAGGGATGGGGATGACGGAGGGACCTCGCCAGCCACTGTCCCGCTCTCTGCCTGGTGGGAAGAATCCGGTGTCTGTCCTGATGGAGTACAGCCAGCGCAGCGGGAACCCCATCGAATTCATCATCACTGGGCAGGCAGGCCCACCACATGACCCAAG GTTTATGTACAGGGTGAAGGTCGGAGAGAACTTGTTTCCAGAAGCCTCAGCTCCAAGCAAGAAGGCAGCCCGCcagctggcagcagaggaggccGTGAAAGAATTAATGGCTGACGGGAgactgcagctcaacaag cCTCAGTTGCCCCTGGGTTCTTCCAGTGATAGTGATGGCAGTGGTTCTGGGACTACATGTCCCTCTTTGCCCCCTCTGACTGCAGATGAGTTGCGAGCAGCACATGAGGCAGGGGTTGGGGACCTCATCAACCACCTGAACAACAACGCTGTGTCAGGTCTTCTGGAGTATGCTAGAGCCCGGGGCTTTGCTGCTGAGATTCGACTAGTGGGCCAATCTGGGCCGCCACATGAGCCTAA GTTCACCTACCAGGCCAAACTGGGCGGACGCTGGTTCCCTCCAGTGTGCGCGTCCAACAAGAAGCAGGgaaaacaggaagcagcagatGCTGCTCTACGAGTTCTGATTGGAGAGGCTGAGAGGGCAGCCCGCACTGGGGAGCTTATCCCAGCTGAG CTTCCAGTGAGTGGCAGCACTTTGCATGACCAGATAGCAATGTTGAGTCACCAGCGTTTCAACGCCCTGACCACACGTATCCAGCACAGCCTTCTGGGACGCAAGATTCTGGCCACCATCGTcatgaggaggggggagggcCTGGGGACTGTTGTCAGCCTGGGAACTG gaaaTCGCTGTGTTAAAGGGGAGGAGCTGAGCCTTAAAGGGGAGACAGTTAATGATTGCCACGCTGAAATCATCTCCAGAAGGGGATTTGTTCG GTTTCTGTACAGTGAGCTGCTCAAGCACTATGATGACACAGATGATAGTATATTTGAGCCAGCGGAGAAAAACAAACTGCGAATCAAACCTGACATCACCTTTCACCTCTATATCAG CACGGCACCTTGTGGGGATGGCGCTCTGTTTGACAAGTCATGCAGTGAGTCAGGGGATGAAGTTGAGGGTCATCAGCCTCTGTTTGAGAATGCTAAGCAGGGCAAGCTCCGCACCAAAGTGGAGAATG GCGAGGGCACCATCCCAGTGGAGTCAAGTGCTATTGTGCCCACCTGGGACGGCATCCAGCACGGTGAGAGGCTGCGAACCATGAGTTGCAGTGATAAGATCCTGCGCTGGAACGTGTTGGGTCTGCAGGGGGCGCTCCTCACGCATTTCCTGCATCCCATCTACCTGAAGTCCATCACGCTTG GCTATCTGTACAGCCACGGGCACCTGACACGTGCTGTTTGCTGTCGGCTGGCAAGAGACAGTGACGCGTTCACCCAaagtctccctcctcccttcatgCTAAACCACCCAGAG GTGGGCAGGGTGAGTGTGTACGACTCCACACGTCACACAGGCAAGACCAAGGAGTCCAGTGTGAACTGGAGCTTTCCAGACCAGCACAGTGTAGAGGTGCTGGACGGGACCAAAGGCAAACTGGATGG